The Kroppenstedtia pulmonis genome has a segment encoding these proteins:
- a CDS encoding dihydrolipoamide acetyltransferase family protein — translation MSVHFKLPDVGEGVAEAEVIRWLVRPGEQVEQDQGVVEVQTDKAVVELPSPAEGLVEKVHWQEGETVPVGEVLLVIQPQAPQQSGPSPSPPPLLPSDSEEQEGPISQGLKRSKEPQPERIRTAGKRRVMAAPSTRRLARELGIDLSQVHGTGPQGRVTPEDVRKFAKSDTASSGLSSIDAGSRINGSGDPLVEKLCKTREVIAKRLHFSVTQKPHVTHFDELNAEGLVSWRRRLKEESGIQMSYFPVLLKALAVTIRHHPQFNAHFDEEQKQIHRFTSVHLGIAVDTPRGLLVPVIRDVDRKNIVEIAKEVRHLTQAAQNGSLSPDQLRGSTLTVSNVGPLGGRWATPIINPPEVAILAIHPIEQRPVVIDGKLTSGWRMNVSLSFDHRILDGADAIRFTQTLEGYLRDMGKLVLELS, via the coding sequence GTGAGTGTTCACTTTAAACTGCCAGATGTAGGTGAAGGAGTGGCGGAAGCGGAAGTGATTCGATGGTTAGTCCGTCCAGGGGAGCAAGTAGAGCAGGATCAGGGGGTGGTGGAAGTCCAGACAGACAAGGCTGTGGTAGAGCTTCCCTCCCCTGCTGAAGGGCTGGTGGAGAAGGTTCATTGGCAGGAGGGAGAGACCGTCCCTGTAGGTGAAGTGCTACTGGTGATTCAGCCGCAAGCTCCTCAGCAATCCGGTCCATCGCCCTCTCCCCCACCCCTCCTCCCCAGCGACAGTGAGGAGCAGGAGGGACCGATCTCCCAAGGACTGAAAAGATCAAAGGAGCCACAACCGGAGCGGATACGAACTGCGGGAAAAAGAAGGGTGATGGCGGCCCCCTCCACCCGTCGCCTGGCCCGGGAGTTGGGCATCGACTTGTCCCAGGTACATGGCACCGGTCCCCAAGGAAGGGTAACTCCAGAGGATGTACGGAAATTTGCGAAGAGTGATACTGCTTCGTCAGGGTTATCTTCCATTGATGCAGGTTCAAGGATCAATGGATCAGGGGATCCATTGGTAGAAAAATTATGCAAAACAAGGGAAGTAATCGCCAAGCGCCTTCATTTCTCCGTCACACAAAAGCCCCATGTGACTCATTTTGACGAGTTAAATGCAGAAGGTTTGGTCAGTTGGCGAAGAAGGCTGAAGGAAGAATCCGGTATCCAAATGAGCTATTTCCCTGTTCTTTTGAAAGCATTGGCTGTTACCATCCGTCACCATCCCCAATTTAATGCCCATTTTGACGAAGAACAAAAACAGATTCACCGATTTACTTCTGTTCACTTGGGTATCGCCGTTGATACACCACGGGGCTTGTTGGTTCCGGTAATTCGGGATGTGGATCGTAAAAACATTGTGGAGATAGCAAAGGAAGTTCGTCATCTGACTCAGGCAGCGCAAAACGGTAGCCTCTCCCCGGATCAATTACGGGGAAGTACCTTGACCGTCAGCAATGTAGGACCCCTGGGCGGACGGTGGGCGACTCCCATTATAAACCCGCCGGAAGTGGCGATTTTGGCGATACATCCCATTGAACAGCGGCCTGTAGTTATAGATGGCAAATTAACTTCCGGTTGGCGCATGAATGTCTCCCTCTCCTTTGATCACCGGATTTTGGACGGTGCGGATGCGATCCGCTTTACTCAGACATTGGAGGGGTATTTACGGGACATGGGTAAACTGGTATTGGAGTTGAGCTGA
- a CDS encoding PadR family transcriptional regulator: MSAYSQMLKGIMEGCILAIMEKQEVYGYELSQLLQQYGFPHISEGSIYPLLLRMQKDKWILGKMRSSPSGPKRKYYRLTPSGQKALREFRKNWQGLSLAVDRILNQSYF; this comes from the coding sequence TTGTCTGCCTACAGCCAAATGCTGAAAGGGATCATGGAGGGGTGTATCCTGGCGATTATGGAAAAACAAGAGGTATACGGTTATGAACTGAGTCAGTTGTTGCAACAGTACGGCTTCCCCCATATCAGTGAAGGCAGTATCTATCCTTTGTTGCTCCGTATGCAAAAGGACAAATGGATTCTGGGAAAGATGCGGAGTTCTCCTTCAGGACCGAAGCGAAAATATTATCGTTTGACTCCGTCCGGACAGAAAGCTCTGCGTGAATTTCGGAAAAACTGGCAGGGCCTTTCCCTGGCTGTGGACCGGATATTGAATCAATCTTATTTTTAA
- a CDS encoding SDR family NAD(P)-dependent oxidoreductase, translating into MQFTSNRKTALITGASSGIGYELAYLFARDGHNLILTARSRDKLDALSSKLEEHFDISSLVIDEDLSHPQAPKEIHKEVCRAGFSVDFLVNNAGFGLHGLFSETDRHEELDMIQVNIGALTHLTKLFLPDMLEKGEGRILNVGSIASFQPNPLMAVYAASKAYVLSFSEALANELEGTGITVTALCPGPTKTEFEERASLQGHREFQKAKTPEEVALYGYQQMMEGAVIAIPHRKFRFIRPLSKILPRNWMIRMTRNVFEKGMSR; encoded by the coding sequence ATGCAATTCACGTCTAACCGTAAAACGGCTCTGATCACTGGAGCATCCAGTGGGATCGGTTACGAGTTGGCTTATTTGTTTGCAAGGGATGGTCACAACCTGATCCTGACCGCACGTAGTCGGGACAAGCTGGATGCTTTGTCATCCAAACTGGAGGAGCATTTCGACATCTCCTCACTTGTAATTGATGAAGACCTGTCTCATCCCCAAGCACCGAAAGAAATTCACAAAGAAGTTTGCCGGGCAGGATTTTCCGTTGATTTTTTAGTTAATAATGCCGGGTTTGGGTTACATGGACTTTTTTCGGAAACCGATCGGCATGAGGAACTGGATATGATCCAAGTTAATATAGGAGCCTTAACCCACCTGACCAAACTCTTTCTCCCTGACATGTTGGAAAAGGGGGAAGGACGCATTCTGAATGTGGGCTCCATCGCATCCTTTCAGCCCAATCCTTTGATGGCTGTATATGCCGCCAGCAAGGCCTATGTCCTTTCCTTCTCTGAAGCGTTGGCCAATGAGCTGGAGGGAACGGGGATTACGGTTACCGCTTTATGTCCGGGACCCACCAAAACCGAGTTTGAAGAACGGGCATCCTTGCAAGGACACAGAGAATTTCAAAAGGCAAAGACACCGGAAGAGGTGGCACTTTACGGATACCAGCAGATGATGGAGGGGGCTGTTATCGCCATTCCCCATCGTAAATTCCGGTTTATTCGCCCCTTATCCAAAATCCTTCCCCGAAATTGGATGATACGAATGACCCGGAATGTGTTTGAAAAAGGGATGAGTCGGTAA
- a CDS encoding cytochrome C oxidase subunit IV family protein — protein sequence MSPKVKSASSRQKGSDGESEKKYVISFTWMILLTLISFILVGAGVMSTGFLIPFILLLAMVQVVLQLVTFMHLKEKGHAFPVVFVIGAAVVAATCIVAMVFWA from the coding sequence ATGTCCCCAAAAGTCAAATCAGCTTCATCTCGGCAGAAAGGTTCCGACGGGGAAAGTGAGAAGAAATATGTTATCTCTTTTACCTGGATGATCTTGCTGACGCTGATTTCCTTTATTTTGGTGGGCGCTGGTGTTATGTCAACAGGTTTTCTCATTCCCTTCATTCTCTTGCTGGCTATGGTTCAGGTAGTGTTGCAACTGGTTACCTTTATGCACTTAAAAGAAAAAGGACACGCATTTCCCGTTGTGTTTGTAATCGGGGCGGCGGTAGTCGCTGCGACGTGCATTGTGGCGATGGTATTCTGGGCGTAG
- a CDS encoding undecaprenyl-diphosphate phosphatase, producing the protein MDWIEALILGILQGVTEFLPVSSTGHLYLGRHLFGLDEAGLFLDTMLHFGTLLAVVAVYRRELLHLLRHPISHLSLLLVVGTIPTALIGILFKDFFEEISRTGITIGWEFLATGLILWIADHLKDKGFKKLEDISVTDAIIIGTFQGAAILPAISRSGLTIAAALYRGIHKSTAAYFSFFLSIPAIGGGFLLQGMELVTGRTQMLPLSSLLVATAMAALFGYLAVRWMINLLKKGSLKGFAIYVWILGGLVLLLQFLGLF; encoded by the coding sequence ATGGATTGGATCGAAGCGCTGATACTGGGGATTTTGCAAGGAGTTACCGAGTTTCTTCCAGTCAGTAGCACTGGACACCTATATTTGGGGCGACACTTGTTCGGACTGGATGAAGCAGGTCTCTTTTTGGATACCATGCTTCATTTCGGGACACTTTTGGCTGTTGTAGCCGTTTACCGTCGAGAATTGCTTCACCTTCTTCGTCATCCCATCAGCCATCTATCCTTGCTGTTGGTGGTTGGAACCATTCCCACCGCCTTGATCGGCATTCTCTTCAAAGATTTTTTTGAGGAAATCTCCCGCACGGGTATTACGATTGGATGGGAGTTCCTTGCAACGGGTCTGATTCTCTGGATCGCTGATCATTTAAAAGACAAGGGTTTTAAAAAGCTGGAAGATATCTCCGTTACCGATGCCATTATCATCGGAACCTTTCAGGGAGCCGCTATCTTACCTGCCATCTCACGTTCCGGCTTGACCATTGCCGCCGCTCTCTATCGAGGCATCCATAAATCCACCGCTGCCTATTTTTCTTTTTTTCTGTCCATCCCCGCTATCGGAGGCGGGTTTCTGTTACAGGGGATGGAGCTAGTCACCGGTCGTACACAAATGCTTCCTCTTTCATCTCTACTGGTAGCCACAGCTATGGCGGCATTGTTCGGCTACCTGGCAGTCCGATGGATGATCAACTTGTTGAAAAAAGGATCTTTGAAAGGATTTGCAATATATGTCTGGATTTTAGGTGGCTTGGTCTTGCTTCTTCAATTTTTGGGCCTTTTTTAA
- a CDS encoding TlpA family protein disulfide reductase: MNLEQAPSFCLPRLDDGSEVCLEKYQGKAVLLSFWVTWCPACQEDLPQKEVFARSIDDSSFAFFTVNVTGREADPSKVPEFIRHHGYQFPVLLDDGRRTYDSFQIPSVPYSILIDPEGCIVGRYDEHTPFIRIVEDIGRILG; the protein is encoded by the coding sequence ATGAATTTGGAACAAGCTCCTTCTTTTTGTCTGCCTCGACTTGATGACGGTTCCGAGGTTTGCCTTGAAAAATATCAGGGCAAAGCAGTCCTTCTTTCTTTTTGGGTTACCTGGTGTCCCGCCTGTCAAGAAGATCTCCCACAAAAAGAGGTTTTCGCCCGTTCCATCGATGATTCATCCTTTGCATTCTTTACTGTCAATGTAACTGGAAGAGAAGCTGACCCTTCCAAAGTACCGGAATTTATCCGTCACCACGGCTATCAATTTCCGGTGTTGCTGGATGACGGGAGACGCACTTACGATTCATTTCAAATCCCTTCTGTCCCATATTCCATATTGATCGACCCTGAAGGCTGTATCGTCGGAAGATATGATGAACATACACCCTTTATCCGAATCGTGGAGGACATTGGCCGCATTCTTGGTTAA
- a CDS encoding DMT family transporter produces the protein MWFVWGLLSSLIFAMSGFLMKTSSVKRGSVIATLFGLYLSGTLGFAGLVVWQGQFRWDWAVLVAGIIVGFGSAAGNWLFMVALEKGPASLTSPLVNTNILLIILFSTLFYGERLTFMEWTGVGLLLLAVLCIPIDPDEELAIRDKKWYAVVIGATLLFTFRNGGLKVTEELGMTGEIVLFYSYLLGLIWFSFELWRKGRNTNQHAGTKAMGTGIKWGLLAGIFSFAGMQLYTVALIEGPASIVAPLFATNSLVVALLSILFFKERLSSVQKISLIFLFIGLVLTRIS, from the coding sequence ATGTGGTTTGTATGGGGGTTGCTCAGCTCTCTTATTTTTGCCATGTCCGGTTTTCTGATGAAAACCAGCTCCGTTAAACGAGGCTCCGTCATCGCTACTCTATTTGGTCTTTATCTCTCCGGCACCTTGGGTTTTGCCGGATTGGTTGTGTGGCAAGGCCAATTCCGTTGGGACTGGGCTGTTCTGGTCGCTGGAATCATTGTGGGGTTTGGCTCTGCTGCAGGTAACTGGCTGTTTATGGTCGCATTGGAAAAGGGACCTGCCAGCCTGACTTCGCCATTGGTTAATACCAATATTTTATTGATCATTCTCTTTTCCACTCTTTTTTATGGAGAAAGACTCACTTTTATGGAATGGACCGGAGTCGGCTTGCTATTGTTAGCCGTTCTTTGTATCCCCATTGACCCAGATGAAGAATTGGCCATCCGTGATAAGAAATGGTACGCAGTCGTTATAGGGGCTACTTTGTTGTTTACTTTCCGCAACGGTGGATTAAAAGTAACAGAGGAACTGGGTATGACAGGAGAAATCGTTCTGTTTTACAGCTATTTATTGGGCTTGATCTGGTTCTCCTTTGAACTGTGGCGTAAAGGACGCAACACCAATCAACATGCTGGAACGAAGGCCATGGGAACGGGTATCAAGTGGGGATTGCTTGCCGGTATCTTTTCCTTTGCCGGCATGCAGCTTTACACCGTCGCCCTTATTGAAGGCCCTGCCAGCATCGTGGCACCCCTGTTTGCCACCAACAGTTTGGTTGTAGCTTTGTTATCCATCCTGTTTTTTAAAGAACGTCTTTCCTCCGTACAGAAAATCTCTCTGATCTTTCTATTCATCGGACTGGTTTTGACTCGTATTTCCTGA
- a CDS encoding cysteine dioxygenase, which translates to MNTIDKMEKVFGHLKKPSPRELKEALEKLEVSEEELLPFIKDPGNKPYGKKSLYRTEHVEIVVANWVPFNKCSPHDHGGSFGWIYVVSGETAHTLYKIEDGVPVPHVEKQEKTSTVFFTSQTMIHDMGNQKDQPLVTLHSYSPPVTGMRVYDLNRCASCIVSKDCGAWWPEEQKKRLREIKFKRSVH; encoded by the coding sequence ATGAATACGATTGATAAGATGGAGAAAGTTTTTGGTCATTTAAAGAAGCCATCTCCCCGTGAACTGAAAGAAGCCTTGGAAAAGCTGGAGGTGTCTGAAGAAGAGCTATTGCCCTTTATCAAGGATCCCGGAAACAAACCTTACGGCAAAAAGTCTCTCTACCGAACGGAACATGTGGAAATTGTTGTGGCCAACTGGGTTCCCTTCAACAAATGCTCTCCCCACGATCATGGCGGTTCTTTTGGATGGATTTATGTGGTCAGCGGTGAGACTGCACATACTCTTTACAAGATTGAAGATGGCGTTCCCGTTCCCCATGTGGAGAAACAGGAAAAGACCTCCACGGTTTTCTTTACGTCACAAACGATGATTCATGATATGGGCAATCAAAAAGACCAGCCACTGGTCACTCTTCACTCTTATTCCCCTCCTGTAACCGGGATGAGGGTATATGATCTTAATCGATGTGCCTCTTGTATCGTCAGTAAGGATTGTGGGGCTTGGTGGCCGGAAGAACAGAAAAAACGATTACGGGAAATCAAGTTTAAACGATCCGTCCATTAG
- a CDS encoding carboxymuconolactone decarboxylase family protein, which yields MEDSPIQQFLQEYKEGVGQFEKYLPEAGRGYRRFTEACFKKGELSVMHKHLIGVALAAMTNDEYCMVYHTKGAVDQGATDRQVFEAAAIAGAFGGGVVISQAVTLLQDSLQEFRKTGSSAQGMKH from the coding sequence GTGGAGGATTCACCGATTCAACAATTCCTGCAAGAGTATAAAGAGGGTGTGGGACAGTTTGAAAAATACCTTCCGGAAGCAGGCAGGGGGTACCGGCGGTTTACGGAGGCTTGCTTTAAAAAAGGCGAACTGTCAGTGATGCATAAGCATTTGATAGGTGTTGCCCTGGCTGCGATGACCAATGATGAGTACTGTATGGTTTATCATACCAAGGGAGCTGTCGATCAAGGGGCGACGGACCGTCAGGTGTTTGAGGCGGCTGCGATAGCTGGGGCTTTTGGTGGTGGAGTAGTTATCTCCCAGGCGGTAACATTGTTACAGGACAGTTTGCAGGAGTTTCGGAAAACAGGGAGTTCAGCCCAGGGGATGAAGCATTAG
- a CDS encoding M3 family oligoendopeptidase: MNQTYSLNWDLDIFFPGGSQSPQFQEYVKKLEQDVQRFDHQVKAFPQKEAEDLDTWHSLFLTLQDLFKRLTESSSFVSCLEAADMKDEAPKIIRGRLEQISASLGSTLTLLDDQLLKLSEDFFQTLLQDSRFQPIAFSLKERRDRAKEKMDPGMESLAGDLSVDGYHAWGELYYLIVGRMSIPYEEKGEVKQLSVGQASNKMTSGNRAVRKEIFNKLNDAWEQEENLLLSTLNHLSGYRLQLYRHRKWDSVLKEPLALNRMSEKTLQTMWKVIDGNKQPLLSYFQRKASLLGVDKLSWYDVYAPLSEEEQTLSYDEAANFILEHFGRFDSRLQEFALRAFQERWIEAEDRPGKRPGGFCTSFGESNQSRIFMTFSGSATNVSTLAHELGHAYHSYVMKDLPPMAKNYAMNVAETASTFAELIVADASIQAAKSKEQKIALLEDKIQRSAAFFMDVHARFLFESRFYEQRKQGPVSAEQVKKLILEAQREAFHDGLDEYHPYFWAAKLHFFITGMPFYNFPYTFGYLFSTGLYGKALTEGPQFAEKYVDLLRDTGRMSVEELANKHLGVDLTQPTFWQDAVDLVHDDIRQFLALTEK, encoded by the coding sequence ATGAATCAAACCTACAGTCTCAACTGGGACTTGGATATCTTTTTCCCCGGGGGCAGTCAATCCCCTCAATTCCAGGAGTATGTGAAAAAGCTGGAACAAGATGTACAACGTTTTGATCATCAAGTAAAGGCTTTCCCGCAAAAAGAGGCGGAAGATTTGGATACTTGGCACAGCTTATTTCTCACTCTCCAAGATCTTTTTAAAAGATTGACTGAATCCAGTTCCTTTGTTTCCTGTTTGGAAGCGGCAGATATGAAGGATGAAGCTCCCAAGATCATACGGGGCCGTTTGGAACAGATATCCGCCAGCCTGGGCTCAACTCTGACCTTGTTGGATGATCAGTTGTTAAAGCTGTCAGAGGACTTTTTTCAAACATTGTTGCAGGATTCCCGCTTTCAACCCATCGCATTTTCTTTAAAGGAACGGCGTGACCGGGCAAAGGAGAAAATGGACCCTGGGATGGAAAGCTTGGCCGGGGATCTTTCAGTTGACGGTTATCACGCATGGGGAGAGCTTTATTATTTAATCGTGGGACGAATGTCAATCCCGTATGAAGAAAAAGGGGAAGTGAAGCAGTTATCCGTTGGCCAGGCCTCCAATAAAATGACCAGTGGAAACAGGGCTGTCCGCAAAGAAATATTCAACAAGCTGAATGATGCTTGGGAACAAGAAGAAAACTTGTTGCTCTCCACTTTGAATCATTTGTCCGGCTATCGCCTGCAGCTTTATCGCCATCGTAAGTGGGACTCGGTATTGAAAGAGCCCCTGGCTCTGAATCGAATGTCGGAAAAGACGCTTCAAACGATGTGGAAAGTGATTGACGGGAATAAACAGCCGTTGTTAAGCTATTTTCAACGCAAAGCATCGTTGTTAGGCGTTGATAAGTTGAGTTGGTATGATGTGTATGCTCCCCTGAGTGAGGAAGAGCAGACCCTGTCCTATGATGAGGCGGCAAATTTTATCCTGGAACACTTTGGGCGTTTCGATTCCCGACTGCAAGAGTTTGCCCTTCGTGCCTTCCAAGAAAGATGGATTGAAGCGGAAGACCGCCCCGGAAAACGACCAGGAGGTTTTTGTACCAGCTTTGGGGAAAGCAATCAATCCCGTATTTTTATGACCTTTTCCGGTTCAGCCACCAATGTAAGCACATTAGCACACGAACTGGGCCATGCGTATCATTCCTATGTGATGAAGGATCTGCCTCCCATGGCCAAAAACTATGCCATGAATGTGGCGGAGACTGCCTCCACGTTTGCGGAATTAATCGTGGCGGATGCTTCTATCCAGGCTGCAAAGTCCAAAGAGCAAAAGATCGCTTTGCTGGAGGATAAAATTCAGCGTTCAGCTGCATTTTTTATGGATGTTCATGCTCGTTTCCTGTTTGAGAGTCGCTTTTATGAGCAGCGAAAGCAAGGACCCGTCAGTGCCGAACAAGTTAAAAAGTTGATTTTGGAGGCACAGCGAGAGGCCTTCCATGATGGGTTGGATGAGTATCATCCTTATTTTTGGGCCGCCAAGCTTCATTTTTTCATAACCGGAATGCCATTTTACAATTTCCCCTATACTTTTGGTTATCTGTTTAGTACCGGGTTATATGGGAAAGCTTTGACAGAAGGACCGCAGTTTGCAGAGAAGTATGTGGACCTTTTACGGGATACGGGTCGAATGAGTGTGGAAGAGCTGGCCAACAAACACCTGGGTGTGGATCTGACACAGCCAACTTTTTGGCAAGATGCGGTGGATTTAGTTCACGATGATATCAGGCAGTTCCTGGCATTAACCGAGAAATAA